The DNA window CACGCTCAGCCCGCAGGAGTCGGCGGCCGTCGTGCGGTCCTTCGGGATCCCGCTGCGGACCGCCGCGCGCATTCACACGGCGACGGGCGGCAACCCCCGCCTGGTCTCGGACATCGCCGCCGGACTGGCTCGCTCCGGGGCGCCGGCGGTACTGGACGCGCAACCGCTGGCCCCGTACGCGCGCAAGGCGCTCCGAGCCTGGCAGGCCGGGCTGGCCGCGCCGGTGCATCGGGTGCTGCTCCTGGCGGCGCTCGCGGCCGACCCGTCCCTCGACGCCGTCCGCCGGGCCGCGGGACCGTCCGCCGACGCGGCCCTCGCCGACGCCGAGGCGGCCGGGCTGATCCGGGTGACCGGCACCGTGGTCTTTCCGGCCCCGGTCGTACGGGAGGCCGTCCTCGCCGAGGCCGGCGGTCTGGCGGTGCGTCAGGCGCACCTGGCGCTGGCCGCTGCCGCGTCGGAGGCCGGCGACCGTATCTGGCACGAGGCGTCCGCCCTGTCCCCGGCCCGGCTTCCCGCAGGTCTGGTCACCTCGCTGGCCGATGCCGCCACTGCCGCGCGGGAGAGCGGCGACCACACCCGGGCCGCCGAGTTCGGCCTGCTGGCGGGCGGCCGGGCCGACGACGCCCGGCACGACCTGCTGGTCGCGGCCGCCCTGGACGCCGAGTCGGCCGGGCGATTCGACCTGGCCCGCACGGCGCTTGACGAGCTGGACCGCAACCGGGCGGCGCCGACGGCCCGCGCCCGGGCGCGGCTCGCCGTCGTCGACGCCGCCGGGCGGGGCGCCGCACTGGTGGAGCACGTGGCGGCCAGGGCGCTGGCCGAGGCCACGGCCGCCGGCGAGCCCGCGCTGATCTCGGCGGCGCATCTGCGTCTCGCCCGGGGCCTGCGGTGGCACCGCGGCTGCCACGCCCAGGCACTGGCGCACGCCCGGTCGGCCGAGGAGTGGGCCGAGCGGGCCGGTGACGCCGTGACCCGTGCTTCGGCCGTGGCCCTGACCGCCCGGATCGAGCAGAGCCGGGGTACGCCGGACCATGCCGCGGTGCTCCAGAGCGCCCTGGCAGCGGGCACGCCGGCCGGCATCGGCCCGGTCCCCGAGGAGCCGCGCCGGGTCGCCGTCGGTTTCGCCCTGCTCGATGACCGGCTGGACGAGGCCGGGCGGCTGCTGGACGAACTGCGCCCGGCGGACCGCCCCGCCGACCGGCTGTGGCTGCTCGGCAGCGCCGTCCAGATCCACGCACACCGCGGCGAGGGTTCGCTCGCCTGCCAGGAGGCCCACCGCCTGCTGGCTCTGACCCGCGACCTCGGTGCCTCTCCCGGCCCGCCGTGGTACGCGGCGGCGACCGCCGAACTCGCGGGCGGCACCCTCCAGCAGGCGCTCACGTACGCGGAACTCGGTTCGACGGCTTCGCAGGAGGACGCGGACTCCGTCTGCACCGCGCACTGCCTGCACCTGTCCGGCATGACGCGGCTGCTGCTGCGGGACGTCGGCGGAGCCCTGGCCGATCTGCTCAGGGTCCGGGACCTGGTGCAGGGCCTGGGCATCGTGGACCCTGCGGAGGTCCGCTACGACGCCGACCTCGCCGAAGCGCTGTTCGCCGCCGGAGACATCCCGGCCGCCATGCGTACGGTCGCCGATGCCCGGCGCCGGGCCGAGGAGCTGGGACGGCGCGGTGTGCTGGCCTCCCTCGACCGGGCCGAGGCGCTGTGTCACGCGGCGGCAGGCGAGTTCGGTCCGGCCGAGGAACTGCTCAAGCGCGCCATGCGTACCTTCGAACGGCTCGGACACCCGCTCCAGTGCGGGCGGGTGCTGCTGACCCACTCGTCCGTCGAGCAGCGGCGCCGGCGCCCGGCCCGCGCCAGGGAGTTGCGGGCGACGGCCGACGGGGTGTTCCGCAGGGCGGGCGCGCCGCTGTGGGCGCCGGCCCGGCCGGACGGGGCCCGGGTACCGGTCTGGCTGGCCGGTCTGACGGACGCGGAGCGGCGGGTCGCCGAACTGGTCACTGAAGGGCGCGGCAACCGCGACATCGCGGCCGCCCTGTACGTCAGCGTCAAGACCGTGGAGGCGGCCCTCACCCGGATCTACCGCAAGCTCGACGTGCGGTCACGGGTCCATCTGATGGCACTCGTCCAGAAGGACGGTCACCACGCGTGCCGGTGAGAGCGACCGGTGGCCGGGGCAGGGCCGGGTCCGGGACGCGTGCGGCTTCCCGCCGGCGACCCGGGCGCCCCGGCCCCGGGCGGACGCACCGGTGTCAGTCCGCGTACCAGCCGACGGAGCCCAGGATGCTCGAACCCGCCGTCCCCGGTGCGGCGTTGCCCGGCGCAGGGACGTCGTAGCGCACCACGCAGCCGGTCATCCGTCCGCCCATGAACAGCGGGCCGAACACGGCGCGCGTCGATATGCCGAGGTATTCGCCCCGGTCGCAGTCGAACACGTCCGCGTGCATCTCGGTACTGTGGACGGCCTCCTGGGCAATCCACGTGCCGGCTGTCCTGGCCTTGACGATGACGTCCTCCCACGCCGACGCGTCGGTCCTGGAGCCGATGTGGACATCGAAGTTCTGGTCGCCGTCGGAGCGCTTCAGGACGAAGTCCGCTCGCCGTTCCCTCAGCAACTCGTCCAGTTTCCAGGACTCGCCCTCGAATTCGACTGTTTCCTCCCGCGTCCCTCGCGACCAGGGAATGTACTGCTGCACGAACGCCCGGTCCCGGTCGGTCATCCACTCCTGTCCCTTGGACAGCAGGGCGAAGAGCTGCTTGTTCGCCGCCTGGTAGGAACTCTGCGGCGTCAGCACCGCGGAGCCGCACTTCCTGATCCTGAGCAGGGGATCGAGCCCCCGCCCCGCGTCGATCCACTCCTGCGGCACCGTCCGTTCGAGGACCAGTGGGAACTCGCCCCTGCGGGTGCCGAGGGCCTCGATGAACTCGTCCGTGTCGAAGTACTCCGCCCTGATGCCCGACTTCCGCAGTGAGTCGACCTCGATCTCGTAGTACCTCCGGCTCCCACCGGTGTCGGTGAGGAAGACGTCGGGGAGGTAGCCGACGAGCGCCACGTACGGGTCCAGGCCGAGGTCCTCCAGGACGGTACGCAGCATGTCGCCGCGTGCCTTGAGGGGATCCGCGAGCGTGAGCGTGGCCAGGGCCGTGTCGGGCAGCAACTGCCGCCACAGCTCGTTGAGGAGGTGGGCGTAGACCTGACCGCCGGTGGACGAGCAGAAGTTGAACTCTATGAACTTCCACCCGGATTCGGTAAGGATCACGTCCGGCCGGCCCATGACCGTCGCGTACGTGTTCTCGAATTCCTCGTCCGCGTAGAAGTCGGTCAGTCGCTCGTCGAGGCCGAGGGCACGGTGCCGGGTCACGCAGTCGCCGCCCAGGCTCCGCACCGCCCGCCGCAGCAGGCCGGCCAAGTACGCGCTCGCACGCTCCAGTTCCTCGCCCTGCGCGGCGGGCCGGACGACGGGGCCGGCCGGGGCGATCCGGTCGAACCAGAAGGATCTGAAGCCCCGGAACTGGTGGTCGAACGCGTTGAGGAGCAGGCGCGGGTCCGTCGCGTACAGCGCCGGTGCGGCCGTTCCCTGCGCGGCCGTCGAGGTGTGTTCCATGTGTTTCTACTCCTGGTTGAGGGCTTGTGCGGACGGCAGCGCGCCGTCCTTCTCCCGCCGCGCCCGGCGCAGCGCGGAACGGGCCGATCCGTGTGCCGCGTCAGCGGCGGTGGCTGCCGGACCGAGCCCCGGAGCGTGCGGCCGCCCGCGTCCCGTCGAGTACGCGTGGCCGGCCCGGTGCGGCGTCGACGACCTCGCGCCCCGGGCACGCCGTCGCGTGGCACAAATGCACCGTGGCGCGTTCCGCCCCGCGAATCGCGCCGTGGTGCGCTCGATAAGTTCCGGACGGCCCGGCGTGAAAACCGGCATCGTCACGTCGCCCGGAATTTCCCGCTTTACAACCAATTCTCGGACCAAATCGAAGTCGAGCGCGCCGGCCACTGGAAATCCGATTTCGATGTCTTTGAAGCCGGTCGCCGCGAGCAGACCGAACATCCGCTTCTTCCGGCGCACGTCCATGGGAGCGGCCGGCGCCTGATTCCCGTCCCGGAGATCTACCGGCGCCCACACCGGAGCACGGTAGACCGTACTGTCCGGCCACCGCCGCGACCAGCCGGAAGGGGAATCCGACGGGCCCCGCGCACAGCGAGGTAACGGCATGGACGACAGACGATGTGAAATTCCCTGGAACTCTCCGGGAAAGGTCAATGGTGTTCCCCCCTTGCACGCCACGCCGCACTCTCTCGCGGTTCGCAGCCGCTTCGAGACTACGGAGCGTCAGGCCCCGCGGGAAGTGGACGGCCCTCTATACCTGACCCTGGAATCGGGCCATTCGGACGCCCGGACCGGACCGGCGGACTTCGCGGTTGACGCCCCGGTTTTCGTCACTAGGCTTTCGCAGCATTACCGTCACTAATTCACCGCCTCATTTGAAATGGCAGGCCATGGCCGAATCCATAGGTTTTGACAGCCGCGCGTCGGACACAGGCGGTGCGACCGTGCGGCCCGGCCGCGTCCTGACGGTGGCCTGCCTGGCGCACGGGATGATCGTTGTCGACACCAGCATCGTCCATGTCGCGATACCTGCGATCAGCGAAAGCCTCCGCGCGAGCCTTCCGACGATGCAGTTAGTCGTCACCTCGTACGTGGTGGTCATCGCCAGTCTGATGCTGGCCGGAGCCGCGGCGGTCGGACGCCACGGCACGGTACGGATGTTCCGGCTCGGCGTCCTGCTGTTCGGGGTGTCTTCCGTCCTGTGCGCTCTCGCTCCCAGCGGCGCCGCGCTCGTCGCCATGCGGGCATCGCAGGGGCTGGGTGCGGTGCTGATCATGCCGGCCACCCTGGTGATGCTCACCGACACCTACCGGGAGCCCCGCGAGCGCGCCAAAGCCGTCTCCATCTGGTCGATGGTCGCGGGGAGTCCGGTCGCGTTCGGTCCCACGCTCGGGGGCGCCCTGGTCGAGACGGTGGGCTGGCGGAGCATCTTCTGGATCAATGTGCCCGTCGTCCTGCTCGTCCTGTGGCTCTCGGCCCGGCACATGCCCCGTGACCAGCAGTCCGCGCACAAGGAACCGCAGGACGTACTGGGCCAGTTGCTGTCCGTCGTCTTCCTCGGCGGCCTCGCACTGGCGCTCATCGAAGGCCAGCACCTGGGCTGGACCCGGCCCCTGCCCGTGGTGGCGTCGCTGACGGCCGTGGTCGCGTTCGCCGCCTTCGTCGTCCGGCAGCGGAGGTACGCGTTCCCGATGATCCCGGACGACCTGTTCCGGGCCCCCGGGTTCCGCGGCTTCGTCACCGTCGGCCTGCTGCTCTTCGTCGGATACAACGGGCTGATGTTCACGCTCAGCGTGTTCCTCCAGCAGGTACGCGGATACGACCCGGTCACCGTGGGGCTGTTCTTCCTGTCCTCCGCCCTGCCGATCACCTTCATGCCCCTGATCGCGGGACGCTTCGACGCCAGATTCGGCTCCCGGTCGGTGCTGGGCGCCGGAATCCTGTTGTCCCTGCTCGGCGGTGTGCTGCTGGCCGCCGTCGGCAGCAGCGCCCCGATCGGTACGTGCGCCGGGCTCGCCTTCATCGGACTCGGCTTCGGCCTGGTGACCGTGCCACAGATCACCCTGGCCATGGCGGCGGCTCCGGCACACCGCTCGGCCATCGCCGGCGGACTGATGTCGGCGGGCCGGTCGACCGGCTCGCTGATCGGCGTCGCCCTGCTCGCCGGCCTCCAGTCCGGTGGCGGCATCGCCGCCCCGGCGTTCGCCCTCGTCGCCATCTACGTACTGATGGGGCTGGCCGCCTGGTTCGGCGGCCGGGCACTGTCCGCCGACGCCTCCTAGCGGACGCGCGGGCCGGCGGCACAGGCCGCCGGGGGCCTCGGTTCATCGCAGTCCACACACACCGGAGCATTCATGTCGGAGCATCAGACAGGACACGACGTCGCGTCCCGGATCGCGGCACTGCACGCGAACGATCCCGAATTCGCCCGGGCCGTTCCGTCACCTGACGTCGCCGACGCCATCCAGCGCCGCGACGGCAGCCTCATCGGTGTCATCGCGGCCGCCATGGAGGGGTACGCGGACCGGCCGGCCCTCGCCCGCAGGGCCGGCCGCGTCGTCCGCGACCCCGCAACCGGCCGCCGCACCCGCGAACTCCTCCCCGCCTTCGAGACGCTGACCTACGCCGAGCTGTGGCAACGGGTCGGCAGGCTCGCGACCGCCTGGGCCGACGGCGCGGACGGTCTGCGCGCCGGTGACTTCGTCGCGACGCTGGGATTCACCGGCGTCGACTACGCCACCATAGACCTGGCCTGCATGTACCTGGGCGCCGTGTCGGTGCCGCTGCCCACCGGTTCGTCCGCCGCGCGGCTGGCACCGGTCGTCGCCGAAACGAGGCCGCGGGTCCTCGCCGCCGACATCGGTTCGCTCGACGCCGCGGTCGGCGCCGTCCTGGCCTCCGACTCCATCGAGCGCCTCGTGGTCTTCGACCACGACCCCCGCGTGGACGACCACCGGGAAGCCTTCGAGGCAGCCGCCGGCAAGCTGAGCGGACGGGCCCAAGTGGTGGCTCTCCAGGACGAGTTGCACCGGGGCGGCCACCTGCCCGCCAGTCAGCCGTACGACGACGGCGATCCGGACCGGCTGGTCGGCCTGATCTACACCTCCGGGAGCACGGGCACACCCAAGGGGGCGATCTACACCGCCTCGATGATCACGAGAATGTGGCAGAACGGCCGCGGCGGACTGAACGCCGGGGGCGGCAGCGGCACTCCGGTGCTCGTCCTGCACTACATGCCCATGAGCCACGTCAACGGCCGTGCCTGGCTGGTCAACGGCCTCGCCTCCGGCGGCACCGGCTACTTCGCGGCCCGAAGCGACATGTCGACGCTGTTCGACGACATCCGCCTGTCGCGTCCCACGGTCCT is part of the Streptomyces agglomeratus genome and encodes:
- a CDS encoding helix-turn-helix transcriptional regulator, translating into MRTRRPLVDQVCGQLRQAGAVAVVGPTGFGKSAVLDAVCTVWQSSGDPVVRLSSAPADAHLPYVPLVDLFTVCPVDVRGELPDVQRSTIDWVLRRVTGPEPDPAILRVTVLSCLRAWGRRARLLLAADDMHWWGPDSLDVFGFAARRSRGSVSLLAALRPDGPLPHDVLGGDAVEIAVPTLSPQESAAVVRSFGIPLRTAARIHTATGGNPRLVSDIAAGLARSGAPAVLDAQPLAPYARKALRAWQAGLAAPVHRVLLLAALAADPSLDAVRRAAGPSADAALADAEAAGLIRVTGTVVFPAPVVREAVLAEAGGLAVRQAHLALAAAASEAGDRIWHEASALSPARLPAGLVTSLADAATAARESGDHTRAAEFGLLAGGRADDARHDLLVAAALDAESAGRFDLARTALDELDRNRAAPTARARARLAVVDAAGRGAALVEHVAARALAEATAAGEPALISAAHLRLARGLRWHRGCHAQALAHARSAEEWAERAGDAVTRASAVALTARIEQSRGTPDHAAVLQSALAAGTPAGIGPVPEEPRRVAVGFALLDDRLDEAGRLLDELRPADRPADRLWLLGSAVQIHAHRGEGSLACQEAHRLLALTRDLGASPGPPWYAAATAELAGGTLQQALTYAELGSTASQEDADSVCTAHCLHLSGMTRLLLRDVGGALADLLRVRDLVQGLGIVDPAEVRYDADLAEALFAAGDIPAAMRTVADARRRAEELGRRGVLASLDRAEALCHAAAGEFGPAEELLKRAMRTFERLGHPLQCGRVLLTHSSVEQRRRRPARARELRATADGVFRRAGAPLWAPARPDGARVPVWLAGLTDAERRVAELVTEGRGNRDIAAALYVSVKTVEAALTRIYRKLDVRSRVHLMALVQKDGHHACR
- a CDS encoding MFS transporter — its product is MAESIGFDSRASDTGGATVRPGRVLTVACLAHGMIVVDTSIVHVAIPAISESLRASLPTMQLVVTSYVVVIASLMLAGAAAVGRHGTVRMFRLGVLLFGVSSVLCALAPSGAALVAMRASQGLGAVLIMPATLVMLTDTYREPRERAKAVSIWSMVAGSPVAFGPTLGGALVETVGWRSIFWINVPVVLLVLWLSARHMPRDQQSAHKEPQDVLGQLLSVVFLGGLALALIEGQHLGWTRPLPVVASLTAVVAFAAFVVRQRRYAFPMIPDDLFRAPGFRGFVTVGLLLFVGYNGLMFTLSVFLQQVRGYDPVTVGLFFLSSALPITFMPLIAGRFDARFGSRSVLGAGILLSLLGGVLLAAVGSSAPIGTCAGLAFIGLGFGLVTVPQITLAMAAAPAHRSAIAGGLMSAGRSTGSLIGVALLAGLQSGGGIAAPAFALVAIYVLMGLAAWFGGRALSADAS